Proteins found in one Agaribacterium sp. ZY112 genomic segment:
- a CDS encoding glutathione peroxidase: MLENKEGQSVPQVSFPVRVDDAWQTWQSSELFAGKKVVVFALPGAFTPTCSSSHLPRYNELAPVFKEHGVDDIICLSVNDTFVMNAWEKDQQAAHIRFLPDGSGEFSEGMDMLVDKSDIGFGKRSWRYSMLVNDGVVEKMFIEADVPGDPFEVSDADTMLNYVAPNAILPPKISLFTKPGCPHCANAKAALDEKGLAYEVIELGSDGISYTSLAAVSGQLTAPQVFVDGEHIGGSEDLSAWLANK, translated from the coding sequence ATGTTAGAAAATAAAGAAGGTCAATCAGTCCCCCAAGTTAGCTTCCCTGTCCGTGTTGATGATGCGTGGCAAACTTGGCAATCCAGTGAGCTATTTGCAGGTAAAAAAGTTGTTGTTTTTGCTTTACCGGGTGCTTTTACTCCAACCTGCTCATCTAGCCACCTACCTCGTTACAACGAGTTAGCGCCGGTGTTTAAAGAGCATGGTGTTGATGACATTATCTGTCTTTCTGTGAACGATACCTTTGTGATGAATGCTTGGGAAAAAGATCAGCAAGCTGCACATATTCGCTTTCTACCAGATGGTAGCGGTGAGTTTAGTGAAGGCATGGACATGCTTGTTGATAAAAGCGATATAGGTTTTGGCAAGCGTAGCTGGCGCTACTCTATGTTGGTTAATGATGGTGTGGTTGAAAAAATGTTCATTGAAGCTGATGTACCTGGCGACCCGTTTGAGGTAAGTGATGCCGATACCATGCTTAATTATGTTGCACCAAATGCAATATTACCGCCTAAAATTAGTTTGTTTACCAAACCAGGTTGTCCACATTGTGCGAATGCAAAAGCGGCTTTGGATGAAAAAGGATTAGCTTATGAAGTGATTGAGCTTGGCTCTGATGGCATTAGTTACACCTCACTAGCGGCAGTGAGCGGCCAGTTAACAGCGCCACAAGTCTTTGTTGATGGTGAACACATTGGTGGTTCTGAAGATTTAAGCGCTTGGCTTGCGAATAAATAA
- a CDS encoding valine--tRNA ligase has translation MDKTYQPASIETKWYQDWEAKNYFAPSGKGDPYSIMIPPPNVTGSLHMGHGFQESIMDALIRYHRMKGCNTLWQVGTDHAGIATQMVVERLLDAEGTNKHELGREKFIDRIWEWKEESGGNICRQLRRLGASPDWSRERFTMDDGFYEAVQEVFIRLYEDDLIYRGKRLVNWDPKLHTAISDLEVISEEENGHMWHFRYPLADAVQGSTSATEGGKPGVAGVDYIIVATTRPETMLGDTAVAVNPNDERYKDLVGKFIKLPLTDREIPIIADDYVDAEFGTGCVKITPAHDFNDYEVGQRHKLPMINVFTDDATMNKQVPEEFQGLDRFEARKKVVADLEALGLLEKIDDHKLKVPRGDRSGVVIEPYLTNQWYVKTQPLADEAIKAVDGGDIDFVPKQYENMYFSWMRDIQDWCISRQLWWGHRIPAWYDEDGKVYVGRSEADVRTKHKIADDAILKQDDDVLDTWFSSGLWTFGTLGWPEDTDLLKTFHPSSVLVTGFDIIFFWVARMIMLTLYFKKEVPFKTVYVHGLVRDSHGQKMSKSKGNVLDPIDLIDGIDLETLVQKRTAGMQVPKLKTKIEKQTRKEFPEGIAPYGTDALRYTYYSLASTGRDINFDVGRIEGFRNFCNKLWNASNYVFMNTEDKDCGQNGGDVELSLADRWIVARLQQAEQAVIDGFSSYRLDLASQALYDFIWKDYCDWYLELTKPVLWNEDASEAVQRGTRQTLVRVLETILRLAHPMMPFITEEIWQRVKPLAGVEGETLMLAAYPEPDTSKVDTQAIDDVEWLQSVIIGIRGIRGEMNVSPSKQLAIYFNNGSDDDQRRLNENKQFLSKLASLESITWLNAGQEAPLSATALVGDLEIQVPLAGLIDKDAELARLDKELAKLEKNLGALKGKLSNAKFVDNAPAEVVQKEKDRLAETEAAFAKLSEQKEKIASL, from the coding sequence ATGGATAAGACCTACCAGCCCGCCTCAATTGAAACCAAGTGGTATCAAGACTGGGAAGCCAAAAACTACTTTGCCCCTAGCGGTAAAGGCGACCCTTATAGCATTATGATCCCACCGCCGAATGTCACCGGCAGCCTACACATGGGTCACGGCTTTCAAGAAAGTATTATGGATGCGCTGATCCGCTACCACCGCATGAAAGGTTGCAACACACTGTGGCAAGTCGGTACCGACCACGCGGGTATTGCAACGCAAATGGTGGTTGAGCGCCTACTGGATGCCGAAGGCACAAATAAGCATGAGCTGGGCCGAGAGAAATTCATCGATCGCATTTGGGAATGGAAAGAAGAAAGCGGCGGTAATATTTGCCGACAGCTTCGTCGCTTAGGTGCATCTCCTGACTGGAGCCGTGAGCGCTTCACCATGGATGACGGTTTTTACGAAGCGGTGCAAGAAGTCTTTATTCGACTCTATGAAGACGATCTGATTTACCGTGGTAAACGCTTGGTAAACTGGGATCCAAAACTGCACACCGCTATTTCTGATTTAGAAGTGATCAGCGAAGAAGAAAATGGCCATATGTGGCACTTCCGCTACCCGTTGGCGGACGCCGTACAAGGAAGTACCAGTGCCACGGAAGGCGGGAAGCCGGGAGTGGCTGGTGTAGACTACATAATTGTCGCCACCACCCGCCCTGAAACCATGCTGGGTGATACCGCGGTTGCTGTAAACCCCAACGATGAGCGCTATAAAGACCTTGTTGGTAAATTTATTAAATTGCCACTGACCGACCGTGAGATCCCTATTATTGCGGATGATTACGTTGATGCTGAATTTGGTACCGGTTGCGTCAAGATCACCCCCGCTCATGATTTTAACGACTATGAAGTCGGTCAACGTCACAAGCTGCCGATGATTAACGTCTTCACTGACGATGCCACCATGAACAAACAGGTCCCTGAAGAGTTTCAAGGGCTAGATCGTTTTGAAGCACGTAAAAAGGTGGTGGCCGATCTTGAAGCACTCGGTTTATTAGAAAAAATAGACGATCACAAACTCAAAGTCCCACGCGGCGATCGCAGTGGTGTGGTCATTGAACCTTACCTAACCAACCAGTGGTATGTAAAAACCCAACCATTAGCCGATGAAGCCATCAAGGCAGTGGACGGCGGTGATATCGATTTTGTTCCCAAACAGTACGAAAACATGTACTTCTCGTGGATGCGCGATATTCAAGACTGGTGTATTAGCCGTCAACTTTGGTGGGGACACCGTATTCCTGCTTGGTATGACGAAGATGGCAAGGTTTACGTTGGTCGCTCCGAAGCCGATGTACGAACGAAACACAAGATCGCCGACGACGCTATCCTTAAACAAGACGACGATGTACTTGATACTTGGTTTAGCTCAGGCCTTTGGACCTTTGGCACCTTGGGCTGGCCAGAAGATACTGATTTATTAAAAACTTTCCACCCTAGTTCGGTGCTAGTGACAGGGTTTGACATCATCTTCTTCTGGGTTGCGCGTATGATTATGCTCACCCTCTATTTCAAGAAAGAAGTTCCGTTTAAAACCGTTTATGTTCACGGCCTTGTGCGAGATAGCCACGGCCAGAAAATGTCAAAATCAAAAGGCAATGTACTCGACCCCATTGATTTGATTGACGGTATTGACCTTGAAACCTTGGTGCAAAAACGTACCGCAGGTATGCAGGTACCTAAGCTAAAAACAAAAATCGAAAAACAAACACGCAAAGAGTTTCCCGAAGGTATTGCACCTTACGGTACCGATGCGCTGCGTTACACCTACTACTCACTAGCCTCAACTGGACGCGATATTAATTTCGATGTAGGCCGTATTGAGGGCTTTCGCAACTTCTGTAACAAGCTGTGGAATGCATCAAACTACGTGTTTATGAACACCGAAGATAAAGACTGTGGTCAAAACGGTGGTGACGTTGAATTAAGTCTGGCTGATCGCTGGATCGTTGCTCGTCTACAACAAGCAGAGCAAGCTGTGATTGACGGTTTTTCCAGCTACCGTTTAGACCTAGCCAGCCAAGCACTCTATGACTTCATTTGGAAAGATTACTGCGACTGGTACCTTGAGCTAACTAAACCTGTACTTTGGAATGAAGATGCCAGTGAAGCGGTTCAACGTGGTACACGTCAAACTCTAGTGCGTGTACTAGAAACTATTTTACGTCTTGCCCACCCAATGATGCCATTTATCACTGAGGAAATTTGGCAGCGCGTGAAGCCTCTTGCTGGTGTTGAAGGCGAGACCTTAATGCTTGCCGCCTACCCCGAACCCGATACCAGCAAGGTGGATACACAAGCCATCGATGACGTTGAATGGCTACAAAGTGTCATTATAGGTATTCGTGGTATTCGCGGTGAAATGAACGTGAGCCCTTCTAAGCAGCTTGCTATTTATTTCAATAACGGCTCGGACGACGATCAGCGCCGCTTAAACGAGAACAAACAATTCTTGAGTAAGCTGGCGTCACTGGAGTCCATCACTTGGTTAAACGCAGGACAAGAAGCGCCTCTTTCTGCCACCGCCCTAGTCGGTGATCTTGAGATTCAGGTACCACTAGCTGGGTTAATTGATAAAGATGCCGAGCTTGCTCGCCTTGATAAAGAATTAGCTAAGCTTGAGAAAAATCTCGGTGCCCTAAAAGGCAAACTGAGTAATGCTAAGTTTGTGGATAATGCACCTGCTGAGGTGGTTCAAAAAGAGAAAGACCGCTTAGCCGAAACCGAAGCTGCTTTTGCGAAATTAAGCGAACAGAAAGAGAAAATTGCTAGCCTCTAA